One segment of Corynebacterium caspium DSM 44850 DNA contains the following:
- a CDS encoding carbonic anhydrase — MPFRDVEPNHPQQVWEILKGGNFRFCSSRNKHTHIDIGRRLSLHSRQNPRAVVFACSDSRVPVELIFDVGLGDIFVVRTAGEILDPAVLGSLEYAIESLNIDLVVVMGHDNCGAVAAAQEALDNNDVPDGWRRTLIEKVTPSIMIARKRGETTTEGYERIHVSETIDQLYQRLPTLKQRIAEGTCGLVGLRYLLHSGRVEVLNAHGIKP, encoded by the coding sequence ATGCCATTTCGTGATGTAGAGCCAAATCATCCCCAACAAGTGTGGGAGATCCTCAAAGGGGGAAATTTTCGGTTTTGTTCTTCGCGCAATAAGCATACCCATATTGATATTGGGCGTCGTCTTTCCTTGCATTCGCGTCAAAATCCGCGCGCGGTTGTTTTTGCCTGTTCGGATTCGCGGGTGCCAGTGGAGCTAATTTTTGATGTTGGGCTCGGCGATATTTTTGTGGTGCGTACTGCAGGGGAAATCTTAGATCCAGCGGTATTGGGATCTTTGGAATATGCCATTGAGAGCTTAAATATTGATCTGGTAGTGGTAATGGGTCACGATAATTGTGGTGCTGTCGCTGCAGCTCAAGAGGCTTTGGATAATAATGATGTGCCTGATGGTTGGCGGCGAACACTGATCGAAAAAGTTACGCCTTCGATTATGATTGCGCGCAAACGCGGGGAAACCACTACTGAAGGCTATGAGCGCATTCATGTTTCGGAAACCATCGATCAGCTTTATCAGCGCTTGCCCACTTTAAAGCAGCGTATTGCGGAGGGGACTTGCGGTCTGGTGGGATTGCGGTATTTATTACACAGTGGCCGGGTGGAAGTTCTTAATGCCCACGGAATTAAGCCTTAA
- a CDS encoding lipase family protein, with the protein MKKHLKHHFWKNTARTLICTLLLSTTVPTVAQAGGLTEAPPAGAAGAVGGAGAGATVPAAPGTLLSKSPVTDAIPGLGNAFRITYASTTTEGDPTTVTGFLIEPTTAWQGPGPQPTLVMAPGTRGQAEICGPSGARSLIGDFDPKYGSLNINYELPQAYAAAAKGLRVVMTDYMGLQPHAAQIHRYVNTLDAAHAVLDAGRAALKAGDLPPNSPILFYGYSQGGGAVAAAAENLPDYAPDLNLKGSFAGAPPADLQEVIPVIDGTAIMGVLAYALGGMRIRDHAAYEAVVKYFNPHGLEVIDQVAHTCVPDMAARFGFKSTREFTTDGSNFADIMAREPEVRAYLERQRIGKKPLSTPMLVVSGRYDDIVPFAQARTMAENFCKSGGQVFFFTDETLPVPGGIGVNHLAPKSNTWQRAMDYLIGRLDPAQEVPVNCGAF; encoded by the coding sequence ATGAAAAAGCACCTTAAGCACCATTTCTGGAAAAATACTGCGAGAACACTGATCTGTACCCTCTTGCTCAGCACAACTGTGCCCACTGTGGCCCAAGCAGGCGGTCTAACCGAAGCACCACCGGCTGGTGCTGCTGGGGCTGTCGGTGGTGCTGGTGCTGGTGCTACTGTACCTGCGGCACCGGGAACCTTGCTTTCTAAATCCCCCGTTACCGATGCCATCCCCGGGCTAGGCAATGCCTTTCGTATTACTTATGCCTCTACTACCACCGAAGGTGATCCCACCACGGTGACTGGATTTTTAATTGAGCCCACCACCGCTTGGCAAGGCCCTGGCCCACAACCAACTTTAGTGATGGCCCCAGGTACCCGTGGTCAAGCTGAAATCTGTGGACCTTCTGGGGCGCGCAGCTTAATCGGTGATTTTGATCCCAAATATGGTTCTTTAAATATTAATTATGAACTTCCCCAAGCCTATGCCGCAGCAGCTAAAGGCTTGCGCGTGGTGATGACTGACTATATGGGTTTGCAGCCACATGCTGCACAAATTCATCGTTATGTAAATACTTTGGACGCTGCACACGCCGTATTAGATGCCGGGCGCGCAGCTTTAAAGGCTGGAGATTTACCTCCTAATAGCCCGATATTATTTTATGGTTATTCTCAAGGCGGCGGGGCGGTGGCTGCGGCGGCGGAAAATCTTCCGGATTATGCTCCAGATTTAAATCTTAAAGGCAGTTTTGCCGGGGCTCCCCCAGCGGATTTACAAGAAGTTATTCCGGTAATTGATGGCACTGCGATCATGGGAGTTTTAGCCTATGCGCTAGGTGGTATGCGGATTCGAGATCACGCTGCCTATGAGGCAGTGGTGAAATATTTCAATCCGCACGGCCTAGAGGTAATTGACCAGGTAGCACATACTTGTGTGCCTGATATGGCAGCGCGTTTTGGCTTCAAATCCACCCGCGAATTCACCACCGATGGCTCGAATTTCGCCGATATTATGGCCCGGGAACCAGAGGTGCGCGCCTATTTGGAGCGCCAACGCATTGGAAAGAAACCGCTTTCTACCCCAATGCTGGTAGTAAGTGGGCGCTATGACGATATAGTGCCCTTTGCGCAGGCCCGCACGATGGCTGAGAATTTTTGTAAATCTGGCGGCCAAGTTTTCTTCTTTACTGACGAAACCCTGCCGGTTCCTGGCGGTATCGGAGTAAACCACCTTGCGCCTAAGTCCAATACCTGGCAGCGAGCTATGGATTATTTAATTGGGCGTTTAGATCCAGCGCAGGAAGTGCCTGTAAACTGCGGCGCTTTTTAG
- a CDS encoding CarD family transcriptional regulator, producing the protein MDFKVGDVVVYPHHGAAIIEALETREMGGEMLDYLVLKINQSDLIVRVPVKNVELVGVRDVVGDEGLRKVFGFLRETDVEEAGNWSRRYKANQERLASGDVNKVAEVVRDLWRRDQDRGLSAGEKRMLSKARQVLVGEIALAETEDKEKTDAFLAEVEELITRQREEAGESTTDAELKPADTDVDLDDLSFDDDEDEF; encoded by the coding sequence ATGGATTTCAAGGTCGGGGATGTAGTCGTTTACCCGCACCACGGTGCCGCAATCATTGAAGCGCTAGAAACGCGGGAAATGGGCGGGGAAATGCTCGACTACCTCGTCTTGAAGATCAATCAGTCTGATCTGATAGTGCGCGTTCCTGTGAAAAATGTGGAACTAGTAGGCGTTCGTGATGTCGTCGGGGATGAAGGCTTGCGTAAGGTCTTCGGATTTTTGCGAGAAACCGATGTTGAAGAGGCCGGTAACTGGTCGCGGCGCTATAAAGCCAACCAGGAGCGGCTGGCTTCCGGTGATGTTAATAAGGTTGCTGAAGTGGTGCGAGATCTGTGGCGCCGAGATCAAGATCGCGGACTTTCTGCAGGTGAAAAGCGTATGCTTTCAAAGGCTCGCCAAGTTTTAGTCGGCGAAATTGCCTTGGCAGAAACCGAAGATAAAGAAAAGACTGATGCTTTCTTAGCTGAGGTCGAAGAACTAATCACGCGGCAACGCGAAGAAGCTGGCGAAAGCACCACTGATGCGGAACTTAAACCAGCTGATACCGATGTTGATTTAGATGACCTGAGCTTTGACGATGATGAGGACGAGTTCTAA
- the radA gene encoding DNA repair protein RadA gives MARKIRSIHICSECGYSAPKWLGRCPECGAWGSLVEKAVALGAGSAAGKIGSTATASGISGISALTPTTAATPMTQIDTMTTSTISTGIGELDRVLGAGIVPGSVVLMAGEPGVGKSTLLLEVGARWAQQGRRALYITAEESAGQVRLRAERTGAVLDTLYLAAESQLDVALGHVDAVKPSLLIVDSVQTMQAPGVEGVAGGVAQSRAVTAALTSLAKSSGIPILLVGHVTKDGSVAGPRVLEHLVDVVLNFEGDRHSSLRMLRGLKNRFGATDEVGCFEQTSEGIREVLDPSGLFLSHRDHTPDGSAVTVAMDGVRPLLAEVQALAVPSSTKNPRRVVTGLDSNRVPMVLAVLAARAGLATHEKEVYVATVGGVKISEPATDLACALATVSTMVTTPLPAHMVVIGEVGLAGEVRRVPNVQRRLNEAARLGYTQAIVPPGELQPLKGLEITQVSTLKEAIAAAGLGAHRLR, from the coding sequence ATGGCTAGAAAAATCCGCAGCATCCATATCTGTTCTGAATGTGGCTACAGTGCCCCCAAATGGTTAGGCCGCTGCCCAGAATGCGGAGCTTGGGGTTCCTTAGTGGAAAAAGCGGTAGCTTTAGGGGCTGGCTCAGCTGCCGGAAAAATTGGCAGTACTGCCACAGCTAGTGGCATTAGTGGCATTAGTGCGCTAACGCCAACTACTGCAGCCACCCCAATGACACAGATAGATACGATGACCACCAGCACTATTAGTACTGGTATCGGGGAATTAGATCGCGTTTTAGGCGCTGGTATTGTGCCTGGATCTGTGGTTTTAATGGCGGGAGAACCCGGGGTGGGTAAATCGACTCTGCTCTTAGAAGTAGGGGCAAGGTGGGCACAGCAAGGGCGTCGGGCGCTTTATATAACTGCGGAAGAATCCGCCGGACAAGTTCGCTTGCGGGCCGAACGCACCGGTGCCGTACTAGATACCCTCTACCTGGCTGCTGAATCACAATTAGATGTGGCTTTAGGCCATGTGGATGCCGTAAAACCCAGCTTATTGATTGTAGATTCCGTCCAAACGATGCAAGCCCCAGGAGTAGAAGGAGTAGCTGGCGGCGTAGCCCAATCCCGGGCCGTAACTGCCGCACTTACCTCACTAGCTAAAAGCAGCGGGATTCCCATCCTTTTGGTAGGCCACGTCACCAAAGATGGCAGTGTCGCTGGCCCCCGAGTACTAGAGCACCTAGTAGATGTAGTGCTCAATTTTGAAGGCGATAGGCACTCTTCGCTGCGAATGCTGCGCGGCCTCAAAAATCGTTTTGGAGCAACAGATGAAGTGGGTTGCTTTGAACAAACCTCCGAAGGAATACGGGAAGTATTAGATCCCTCCGGGCTTTTTCTCTCCCACCGAGACCACACCCCGGATGGGTCCGCAGTAACTGTAGCCATGGATGGGGTACGCCCCCTCTTAGCCGAGGTACAGGCACTGGCCGTGCCTAGTTCCACCAAAAATCCGCGCCGCGTAGTCACTGGCCTAGATAGCAATCGAGTTCCAATGGTACTGGCAGTACTTGCCGCCCGCGCCGGCCTGGCCACCCACGAAAAAGAAGTTTATGTAGCCACCGTAGGTGGGGTAAAAATATCTGAACCAGCCACCGACCTCGCCTGTGCTTTAGCCACCGTGAGCACCATGGTGACAACGCCCTTACCAGCCCATATGGTGGTAATTGGAGAAGTTGGTCTAGCTGGAGAAGTACGTCGGGTACCCAATGTGCAGCGCCGTTTAAATGAAGCTGCACGCTTGGGATATACCCAGGCCATCGTGCCGCCTGGAGAACTTCAGCCCCTTAAAGGGCTAGAGATAACCCAGGTAAGCACCCTAAAAGAAGCAATCGCCGCAGCTGGTTTAGGGGCGCACAGACTTAGATAA
- the ispD gene encoding 2-C-methyl-D-erythritol 4-phosphate cytidylyltransferase, giving the protein MRTSSKEARPHRRVVALIAAAGKGTRLGAPVPKAFVPLRGRSLLERSIQAMITAEIVDEIIVLISPEIEDYARNLLATKGLLNTFPPVHLVHGGGERADSVWAGLQKVSDPNAVVLIHDAARALTPPGMIARVANAVLRGAPGVIPVLPVTDTIKEIASPESHEVIGTPPRALLRAVQTPQGFDLPTLRAANENYFKNPTFIATDDASLLENQGIPVITVAGDPMAFKITTPIDFRLAEAITAEAEPTIFEIPGD; this is encoded by the coding sequence ATGAGGACGAGTTCTAAAGAAGCTCGCCCCCACCGCCGGGTAGTAGCCTTAATTGCGGCCGCCGGCAAAGGTACCCGCCTGGGGGCCCCAGTTCCTAAGGCTTTTGTGCCGCTGCGGGGGCGCAGCCTTTTGGAACGCTCCATTCAGGCGATGATTACCGCTGAAATAGTAGATGAGATAATCGTTCTTATCAGCCCGGAAATTGAAGATTATGCCCGGAATTTACTAGCTACAAAAGGCCTGTTAAATACCTTCCCACCAGTGCATTTAGTGCATGGTGGTGGGGAGCGGGCAGATTCTGTGTGGGCAGGATTACAAAAGGTTTCTGACCCAAATGCGGTGGTCTTAATTCATGATGCCGCCCGTGCGCTCACCCCGCCGGGGATGATTGCCCGGGTAGCTAATGCGGTATTGCGCGGGGCCCCAGGGGTAATTCCGGTCTTGCCGGTGACCGATACCATTAAAGAAATAGCGAGCCCAGAAAGCCATGAAGTTATTGGCACCCCGCCGCGCGCACTGCTTAGAGCAGTACAAACTCCCCAAGGATTTGATCTGCCCACCCTGCGAGCCGCTAATGAAAACTATTTCAAAAATCCCACTTTTATAGCCACCGATGATGCCTCTTTATTGGAAAACCAGGGCATTCCAGTAATTACCGTGGCCGGGGATCCCATGGCTTTTAAGATCACCACCCCTATTGATTTTCGCTTAGCTGAGGCCATAACTGCAGAAGCTGAGCCCACCATTTTTGAAATTCCAGGAGACTAG
- a CDS encoding ATP-dependent Clp protease ATP-binding subunit, protein MFERFTDRARRVIVLAQEEARMLNHNYIGTEHILLGLIHEGEGVAAKALESMGISLNDVRREVEEIIGQGTQPHTGHIPFTPRAKKVLELSLREGLQMGHKYIGTEFLLLGLIREGEGVAAQVLIKLGADLQRVRQQVIQLLSGYEGNQGETPEASGMAGAGAAQGTAGGGRFQQGERSNSLVLDQFGRNLTQAARDGKLDPVVGRHTEIERIMQVLSRRTKNNPVLIGEPGVGKTAVVEGLALDIVNGKVPETLRDKQVYSLDLGSLVAGSRYRGDFEERLKKVLKEINQRGDIILFIDEIHTLVGAGAAEGAIDAASLLKPKLARGELQTIGATTLDEYRKHIEKDAALERRFQPVQVPEPSVADTIEILKGLRDRYEAHHRVSITDGALVAAARLSDRYISDRFLPDKAVDLIDEAGARMRIKRMTAPPALQELDGKIADLRIQKEAAIDAQDFETAATLREQERTLTEERSEKEKQWRAGELEEIAEVGEEQIAEVLGNWTGVPVSQLTAEESSRLLHMEDELHKRIIGQDDAVKTISRAIRRTRAGLKDPKRPSGSFIFAGPSGVGKTELSKALAEFLFGDEDALIQIDMGEFHDRFTASRLFGAPPGYVGYDEGGELTEKVRRKPFSVVLFDEIEKAHKEIYNTLLQVLEEGRLTDGQGREVDFKNTVLIFTSNLGTQDISKAVGIGFSGSSATDEVAQYDRMKNKVNDELKKHFRPEFLNRIDDIVVFHQLTRDQIAQMVDLLIARVEKALDDKDMGIELSPAARLLLAERGFDPVLGARPLRRTIQREVEDVLSEKILFGEIGAGEIITVDVDGWDGEGKAPKTATFTFTPRPKPLPEGIAELATVEV, encoded by the coding sequence ATGTTTGAACGGTTCACGGATCGCGCTCGACGCGTCATCGTGCTCGCTCAAGAAGAAGCGCGCATGTTGAACCATAATTACATCGGTACGGAGCACATCCTGCTGGGCCTCATTCATGAGGGCGAAGGTGTAGCAGCCAAAGCCTTGGAGTCAATGGGCATCTCCCTTAATGATGTGCGCCGTGAAGTAGAAGAAATTATTGGTCAAGGCACCCAGCCGCATACTGGCCATATTCCTTTTACTCCGCGTGCTAAGAAAGTTTTGGAACTTTCTTTACGCGAAGGCCTCCAAATGGGGCATAAGTATATTGGCACCGAATTCCTACTTTTGGGCCTGATCCGCGAAGGTGAAGGCGTAGCTGCCCAAGTACTTATTAAGCTCGGCGCAGATCTGCAGCGCGTGCGCCAACAGGTTATCCAATTGCTTTCTGGCTATGAAGGCAACCAGGGAGAAACCCCTGAAGCAAGCGGTATGGCTGGCGCTGGCGCCGCCCAGGGCACTGCCGGTGGCGGACGTTTCCAACAAGGTGAGCGCTCTAATTCCCTAGTATTAGATCAATTTGGGCGCAACCTCACCCAGGCTGCCCGCGATGGCAAACTAGATCCAGTAGTTGGGCGCCACACCGAAATTGAGCGCATTATGCAGGTGCTTAGCCGTCGTACCAAGAATAATCCGGTGCTAATTGGTGAACCTGGCGTTGGTAAAACTGCAGTAGTTGAGGGCTTGGCCCTTGATATTGTCAATGGCAAAGTTCCAGAAACCTTGCGTGATAAGCAGGTTTATTCCCTAGATCTAGGATCCCTAGTAGCTGGTTCGCGCTACCGTGGTGATTTCGAAGAGCGCCTCAAGAAGGTACTCAAAGAAATCAACCAACGCGGCGATATCATCCTATTTATTGACGAAATCCACACTCTAGTTGGTGCCGGTGCTGCTGAAGGTGCTATTGATGCCGCTAGCTTATTAAAGCCAAAGCTGGCTCGCGGGGAACTGCAAACCATTGGCGCTACCACTTTGGATGAATACCGGAAGCATATTGAAAAGGATGCGGCCCTGGAACGTCGCTTCCAGCCAGTACAGGTACCAGAGCCTTCAGTAGCCGATACCATCGAAATCCTTAAAGGTTTGCGCGATCGTTATGAAGCTCACCACCGGGTATCTATTACTGATGGCGCCCTAGTAGCTGCCGCTCGCCTTTCGGATCGCTATATTTCGGATCGCTTCTTGCCTGATAAAGCCGTAGATCTTATTGATGAAGCCGGTGCCCGGATGCGCATTAAGCGCATGACTGCTCCGCCTGCTTTACAAGAATTAGATGGCAAAATTGCAGATCTGCGCATCCAAAAAGAAGCTGCCATTGATGCCCAAGATTTTGAAACTGCGGCCACTTTGCGCGAACAAGAGCGCACCTTAACTGAGGAACGCAGCGAAAAAGAAAAGCAGTGGCGTGCCGGCGAACTCGAAGAAATCGCCGAAGTAGGCGAAGAACAAATTGCCGAAGTTCTGGGCAACTGGACAGGTGTGCCGGTATCGCAGCTCACTGCGGAAGAATCCTCACGCTTGCTGCATATGGAAGATGAGCTACACAAGCGCATCATCGGCCAAGATGATGCAGTAAAGACTATTTCGCGGGCAATTCGACGCACTCGCGCCGGGCTCAAAGACCCCAAGCGACCTAGTGGTTCCTTCATTTTCGCCGGGCCTTCCGGAGTCGGAAAAACAGAGCTTTCCAAAGCTTTGGCCGAATTCCTCTTCGGCGATGAAGACGCCCTCATTCAGATCGATATGGGTGAATTCCACGATCGCTTTACTGCCTCGCGCCTCTTTGGTGCCCCTCCGGGATATGTCGGCTATGACGAAGGTGGCGAACTTACCGAAAAGGTACGTCGTAAGCCTTTCTCAGTAGTGCTATTCGATGAGATCGAAAAAGCCCATAAGGAGATCTACAACACCTTGCTCCAGGTGCTTGAAGAAGGCCGCCTCACTGATGGTCAAGGCCGCGAAGTGGACTTCAAGAACACCGTGTTGATCTTTACCTCCAACCTCGGTACCCAAGATATTTCCAAGGCTGTAGGAATTGGCTTTAGCGGTAGCTCGGCCACTGATGAAGTAGCCCAGTATGACCGCATGAAGAATAAGGTAAACGACGAGCTCAAAAAGCACTTCCGTCCCGAATTCCTCAACCGTATCGACGATATCGTGGTCTTCCATCAGCTAACCAGGGATCAGATTGCCCAAATGGTAGATCTGCTCATTGCTCGCGTGGAGAAAGCCCTTGACGATAAAGATATGGGCATCGAACTCTCCCCAGCAGCTCGTCTATTGCTAGCCGAGCGCGGTTTTGACCCAGTTCTAGGGGCTCGTCCGCTACGTCGCACTATTCAGCGCGAAGTAGAAGATGTACTCAGCGAGAAGATCCTCTTTGGTGAAATCGGTGCCGGTGAAATCATCACTGTGGATGTCGATGGCTGGGATGGCGAAGGCAAAGCCCCCAAGACTGCCACCTTTACCTTCACCCCGCGGCCCAAACCGCTACCAGAAGGTATCGCAGAACTAGCTACCGTAGAGGTCTAG
- the nagB gene encoding glucosamine-6-phosphate deaminase → MKLIIRKSPQEVAKSAADILASHIRPGAVIGLATGSTPELTYQELIRRHLAGELSFSGTTAFLLDEYLGLAANHEQSYAATIRRELTAQVDIADSDVHSLDGLSTDPVATCAAYEQAIIAAGGVDIQLLGVGTNGHIGFNEPGSSLNSLTRAVLLHPQTVADNARFFDSEAAVPREVLTQGLGTIQRAKSILLIATGFAKAEAVAALAEGPLAAICPASVLQLHNDVTVIVDEDAASRLVHSDYYRFIAEHADTKQHR, encoded by the coding sequence ATGAAACTTATTATTCGTAAGAGTCCTCAAGAAGTAGCGAAATCCGCGGCCGATATTTTAGCTAGCCATATCCGCCCCGGCGCCGTAATCGGTTTAGCCACTGGTTCCACCCCAGAACTTACATATCAAGAGCTAATTAGAAGACACCTTGCCGGCGAGCTCTCTTTTAGCGGAACCACTGCTTTCTTATTAGATGAATATTTGGGCCTAGCTGCTAACCATGAGCAAAGTTATGCGGCAACGATTCGCCGAGAGCTCACTGCACAGGTGGATATCGCCGATAGTGATGTCCATTCCTTGGATGGCTTAAGCACTGATCCAGTGGCAACCTGTGCAGCTTATGAACAGGCAATAATTGCTGCCGGAGGGGTAGATATTCAGTTGCTAGGGGTAGGCACAAATGGCCATATTGGGTTTAATGAGCCAGGTAGTTCGCTTAATTCTTTAACTCGCGCCGTGCTATTGCACCCCCAAACTGTGGCAGATAATGCCCGCTTTTTTGATTCCGAAGCTGCCGTACCCCGAGAGGTACTAACCCAGGGCTTAGGTACTATTCAACGGGCAAAATCTATCTTGTTAATAGCTACCGGATTTGCAAAAGCCGAGGCAGTAGCGGCTTTAGCAGAGGGGCCACTGGCAGCTATCTGCCCGGCATCGGTGCTGCAATTGCATAATGATGTAACTGTAATTGTGGACGAAGATGCGGCGAGCCGTTTGGTTCATTCCGATTATTACCGCTTTATCGCCGAGCACGCCGACACCAAGCAACACCGGTAG
- the ispF gene encoding 2-C-methyl-D-erythritol 2,4-cyclodiphosphate synthase, translating to MPAPILPLVGIASDAHQLDSTKECWLGGILFPDAPGCEGHSDGDVIAHAIVDAVLSAAGLGDLGSLVGVGRPEYNGVSGVELLKIARDKLAAEGFVIGNAAAQLIAQGPKFGPQRERSQAVLSEALGAPVTVAATTTDHLGFTGRSEGRAAIATALVWRK from the coding sequence ATGCCCGCCCCAATCTTGCCCTTAGTAGGAATTGCTAGCGATGCCCACCAATTAGATTCCACCAAAGAATGCTGGTTAGGGGGGATTTTATTTCCTGATGCCCCCGGTTGTGAGGGTCATTCTGATGGCGATGTTATTGCCCACGCAATTGTAGATGCGGTGCTTTCTGCTGCTGGATTAGGAGATTTAGGATCCCTTGTCGGGGTGGGACGCCCAGAATATAACGGGGTCAGTGGGGTGGAACTTTTAAAAATTGCGCGAGATAAACTTGCCGCGGAAGGCTTTGTAATTGGCAATGCCGCCGCGCAACTAATTGCTCAAGGCCCTAAATTTGGTCCCCAGCGAGAACGCTCCCAAGCGGTGCTCTCTGAAGCTTTGGGAGCTCCAGTGACTGTCGCTGCTACTACCACTGATCACTTAGGATTTACCGGACGTTCAGAAGGTCGAGCAGCCATTGCAACTGCTCTGGTATGGCGAAAGTAG